The Methanospirillum lacunae region AAATTTTCTCGGATTCAGACAATAAGAACCCATAAATCTACGGATGTGATGAATAATCAGAATGGTTTTGATAGTAAAAATTCGTGTAGATATGACGCCCGTCTCTCATAGCGCAGGGGAAAGGATATAATTGAAGAGATCTATCCGCGTGCCCAGAAATATTAAATCGAACGGTCAAGCCTATTCTGCTGAAAAAAAGCCTGTACTGGGCGTAACCAGGTAATTCTGCATGGGCAGAATTTATAACGAACTATAATGACTTGAGTATGAACTATGTTGATCATCCCTTTTATTTTTGTGATCGCAGTTCTTGCTCTTGGTGTGGCAGCCTTCTTTGTCCGCCAGATCAAGTCTGCTGATAAAGGCAGCGTCAAGATGCAGGAGGTCGCTGCTGCTATCAGTGAAGGTGCACACGCCTTCGTGAAGCGACAGTATACGACTATTGCCATTATTGCAATTATTGTAGCAGCCATAATTTTTGTGGTTTTTACTCTTGTAGGAAAACCAGATCAGGCATGGCACACTGCTGCATCCTTTATTCTGGGTGCGTTTCTGAGTGCTCTTTCCGGAATTATCGGGATGTTCACCTCTGTAAGAACAAACCTGGTATCAGCAGCAGCAGCTGAGAAAAACCCGGCCCGGTCACTTGTTGTGGCACTTCGCGGTGGGGCAGTTTCAGGGCTCACAATCATTGCTCTCTCACTGATTGGTATCTCTGTCATTTTCACCCTCTTTGGTGCAAATCCGGAGGAAACCCCGTTCCTCATCGTAGGGTTCGGGTTTGGTGCATCCTTCATTGCACTCTTCGCCCAGCTTGGTGGTGGAATATACACCAAGGCAGCAGATGTTGGTGCAGATCTCGTTGGTAAGTTTGAAGCAGGAATTCCTGAGGATGACCCACGAAATCCGGCAGTTATTGCTGACCTTGTCGGCGACAACGTTGGTGACTGTGCAGGTCGTGGTGCTGATCTCTTTGAGTCAACATCTGCAGAGAACATCGGTGCAATGATTCTTGGTGTTGCCCTGTTCCCGGTGTTTGGGGTATCAGGAATTCTCTTCCCGCTTATCATCGGAGCGCTTGGTCTTATTGCAACTGTTATTGGTATCTTCTCAGTCACTGAGAAAGATGCCCAGCATGAAGACCCGATGCATGCTCTGAACAAGGGATATTATATTACCGCAATCGTTTCAGCGATATTCTTCTATTTCGCTGTTATGTACCTGCTGAACAATATCTGGTTCTTCTATGCAGGACTGGTAGGGCTGGCCCTTTCCATCGTCTTCCTGAATATTACTCTCTATTACACAGATCACCGCTTCAGACCTGTTCAGGAGATCGCAAAGGCTTCAACCGGTGGACCGGCGATGAATATCATCTCTGGCATGAATGTTGCCTTTGAAACAACTGCATTAGCCTCAATATCTATCGGTCTGGCCCTGATCATCTCATACAGACTAGGTGAGATGTCAGGTGTTCAGTCTGGTGGTCTTTATGGAACTGCTATTGCCACAATGGGTATGCTTGCACCCTGTGCATACATCCTGGCCATGGATACATTCGGCCCCATCGTAGACAATGCCGGCGGTATTGTTGAGATGAGTGAATCCTCAGAAAATGCTCAGCGCAATGTCGCAAAGCTCGACTCTGCAGGAAACACCACCAAGGCTCTGACTAAGGGATACGCAGTCGGCAGTGCAGCCCTCTCTGCATTCCTGCTCTTCAGCGCCTACATGACCGAAGTCTCAACCCTCACCGGTCATGTATTCTCTGTAGTCAACATGGCAAAGGTGGATGTATTTGTTGGTGGGCTCCTTGGTGCTATGCTGGTCTTCCTCTTTGCTTCATTTGCAATCCGCGGTGTATCGCTGACTGCACAGTATGTAATTGAAGAAGTCCGCAGACAGTTTAAAGAGAAGAAGATTCTGGAGGGAATTGACAAGCCGGACTATGCCCGGTGTGTGGATATCACTACCCGCGGTGCCCTCAAGAATATGATTCTCCCAGGCCTGCTGGCAGTTCTCTTCCCAATCTGTATCGGTATCCTCCTC contains the following coding sequences:
- a CDS encoding sodium-translocating pyrophosphatase; translated protein: MLIIPFIFVIAVLALGVAAFFVRQIKSADKGSVKMQEVAAAISEGAHAFVKRQYTTIAIIAIIVAAIIFVVFTLVGKPDQAWHTAASFILGAFLSALSGIIGMFTSVRTNLVSAAAAEKNPARSLVVALRGGAVSGLTIIALSLIGISVIFTLFGANPEETPFLIVGFGFGASFIALFAQLGGGIYTKAADVGADLVGKFEAGIPEDDPRNPAVIADLVGDNVGDCAGRGADLFESTSAENIGAMILGVALFPVFGVSGILFPLIIGALGLIATVIGIFSVTEKDAQHEDPMHALNKGYYITAIVSAIFFYFAVMYLLNNIWFFYAGLVGLALSIVFLNITLYYTDHRFRPVQEIAKASTGGPAMNIISGMNVAFETTALASISIGLALIISYRLGEMSGVQSGGLYGTAIATMGMLAPCAYILAMDTFGPIVDNAGGIVEMSESSENAQRNVAKLDSAGNTTKALTKGYAVGSAALSAFLLFSAYMTEVSTLTGHVFSVVNMAKVDVFVGGLLGAMLVFLFASFAIRGVSLTAQYVIEEVRRQFKEKKILEGIDKPDYARCVDITTRGALKNMILPGLLAVLFPICIGILLKYEAMAAFLMVGTITGLLMALVLNNGGGAWDNVKKFIESGAYGGKGTEAHKAAIVGDTVGDPFKDTAGPSLHVLVKLLATTSLVLAALYI